A stretch of DNA from Gimesia chilikensis:
ACCTTCCGCTTCAGCAAATGATTGTTGCAACCGGTCTGGATATTCTTCGGCTTCAAAGCCTGACAGAACTCGTTCGGCTCGATGTAAGCCTCCTGATAAACTGGAATGAGTTTTCACACAATCCCGGCAGATCTGAGGCGATTCAAGCTGATGTTGGTCACACTGAAGAATTGGAGGTAATACTCCTGGATCAGAGCTCTCACCAAACAGCATTCGGACATTATTCAGAGGGCAGAGGCACTCTTCCGCTGCAATCCGTATGAAGTATGGATAATCACGAACTGCCTCTACCAGTAACGGCTTTGTATTCCAACTGTCGGTTACAATAACCCAATCCGGAGCGAATGTTTTGACTGCTGACTGAAACCGATATCGAATCTGAGCCGCATTCCACTCCGATTCACTGAACTGAAGAGGACAACTGTCGTAGTTCAAGTCTTCAGTAACTTTCCCCACACCAAACGATTCATTAACCGCATAAAAGTGTTTTACTTGATATCCATCTTTCTGGAGACACTCTGCCAATTCCCAAGTATGAACGGTCCCGCCTCCTGTTGAAGGCCAGTTAAACAAAAGGCTTAAAATTGCGACCTTGACAGATTCGCCTTGAGATGGGAAAGACTCGATCATCAATGATTGATTTCGATGAACAAGCTCGCATTCCGCTGCTTTGAGTCCTCGATTAAAATGTAAACGCGAAGAAGCAGGATGTCCTTCAGCAGCGGCAATGACTCCCAATCCATTTTCTATGCGTGACTGAATTCCTTTGGGGACTCCCGAGACTAAAAGTTGGTCGTATATGGTCCTTGCCTGGGGGTACTTCCCCTGGGTTGCCAGTTCCTCAGCGGTATCCACTAAAGACAAATCTGTTTTCACTTGCATCGTTCCCCTTGCTCACTGATAGACTTGAGAAGAATCTCTCTCCATTGATTCATAATCCGCAACCGGGATAGCTGAGTGGACATCTTCAGTCCAAATTCATATGTCTTTTCCCAGTACTCGCGTGAAAACCAGTAATCAGTCTGATCCGGTTCTGGTATCTCGAAACCAATCGTTCTTAAATAGCGTACTGGGCTGGAGTCACTATTCATCGCCAATGGAATCCCTGAAGATATGAAATCCAAAGCTTTTGCTGGAGGTTTATGTCGTTGCCGAAAGTCATTCCCTTTAACATCGATAGCCG
This window harbors:
- a CDS encoding glycosyltransferase family 4 protein codes for the protein MQVKTDLSLVDTAEELATQGKYPQARTIYDQLLVSGVPKGIQSRIENGLGVIAAAEGHPASSRLHFNRGLKAAECELVHRNQSLMIESFPSQGESVKVAILSLLFNWPSTGGGTVHTWELAECLQKDGYQVKHFYAVNESFGVGKVTEDLNYDSCPLQFSESEWNAAQIRYRFQSAVKTFAPDWVIVTDSWNTKPLLVEAVRDYPYFIRIAAEECLCPLNNVRMLFGESSDPGVLPPILQCDQHQLESPQICRDCVKTHSSLSGGLHRAERVLSGFEAEEYPDRLQQSFAEAEGVLVVNPSIAELIKPYTPAIHVVPSGFDTTRFPLEYSAPPFKEGQKVRILFAGLCDELMKGFHVLHAAAEQLWELRQDFELWITREERENDPDYFRSIGWQSQKELTEMMCQTDLLVFPTVAQEALGRSAVEAMGCGRPVIASRIGGLEWVIDHEQTGLLFAPGDVEDLCRQLQRLLDDNDLRVSLGKAGLKKFRSEFTWDVVMGRSYRPLLGTASKTEV